aatcaaagaCAAATAAATAAGAACACGTTTTCATTGATTAGTCGGGTCAACACGTCAGAAGGTGATAAACGTGCGTACTCTGACATACCGAGTGTACACATTGAAGCAGAGGATAATAAAACAAGCCTACATGTCTCGTACTTTTCTATTCCAAAAATAAATCCCAATACGAACATTTCGTCAAAAGAATTGttcctaaattttttcttttgcacctagaaaaattgtaaatattctaCGAGATGTGTATCTGGGTAGCGAACGCATAGATATTAACGTTTTTTAAATCGGCATTCCCCCCTCCGATCATTTGCGTCTTCGCACCACGTGGCCGAGATGACAACGTTTATACCTAGTGTCGCCATCTCGCGTCGATTTCCTCGACATTTAAGCGGCGTGCCGGTAAATCGGCCGACTGACGCTCGACGAGCCGCCAACATTAGCCGCTCAAGCTTTCCCTCCACGCTCCCGATTGATATTTGCCAATATATTTCAGACTGTGTTAAAGAGCACGTACGATCTGATTAGCGTACGCCAACGGAGATGCGAAGTCGAGTGCGAAGGATGAACGGTATTCGTTTGTCTTTTCATTGATGCCTAGCCGCTGTGAGGGAGGTCGAATAATCGGCACAAAAACATAACCTCAATACCACAATTGACCTCCATTTTCTTTCGGGTAAACACCGACGCATCGTGGCCATTGGCATTTGGCACAGTGCTAATTAATTTGGGATTTTTATAAACAGTATTTACTCACCTTTCCGGCACTGATCTCGACATGGCTGTATGTGTATCACGGCTCAATGTTTCTTCACAGGATAAACTCATcacaccaccaccaccaatCTGATAGACACAACACTGCCAACAAAATTACAGCAAAAGCCACAACCACACACACGCGCGACAGCTGCCTGAACTGTGACGCGAGCCACGTTCGATATATCGATTACATTGTTGCGACGCGCTGTCCGTTCCACGAAATACTAACTGACGTTCGAAACGCGGCGCGAAACAGTTACTCTAATATATTAATCCGAGAAGCAGACTAAATCGTTTAGGCGTTCTCGGGCCTAGGGATGAAAAATActtaaaatatttacgaatatGTATACtgattgaacaaattttcgtGCAAGTAAGCTTTGCTTACCAATTAATTAGTTTCAGATTTACGGGTAACGCAGTTACGTCGAAATTTTGCTAACGTTTTGTCAACCGACGAAGTTTATAATCATGGAATGcattgatcatttttattttttatgtcatattattcggttatttattttcttgtctTCTTCTTTGCTTTTCCTCGGCTGTATTTGATCAGCTTGTTGGACATTGCACGTCACTTTCCTTTCTCGTTTTCAATTGCAGGATTTCTTGCAAAATTGTTTTCTCCAGGTCGATGAGAAGAGGCGGTTTTTTGTactgtgattgaaaaaagaagaatcaaTGTACGTAAATAACAGAATATTCAAGAATTGCTCAAGGCGTTGCGACTCTATTGTCCCTACCGTGATGATCAAAGTATTGAACTGATGcgtgaaagaaattctttcCTGCTCTGGCTTCAGACCGACTCGTTCCAAGTCGGGAacacttatttttttgaaatactttttattactCGTTCTGACGGTTATAGTTTTATCATTCTCCGCTGTAACAGAATACACGTCTTTTGGATAGGGTAAATTCCTGATCCTCCACTCCAGGGATACCTTTGTGATTCTCCTCGAGATGATTGGCTGAAATCAGCCAAATCATAAATCAATCTTacaatttactttcaattttactCTCTGTATcttttcaccaaattttcatccaataaCTAGACCCGATTTATACAGAATTATATATAGGAAGTGGTAAGTTCAAACAGTACTTGAATATGTGCAATATAATTAAACTTCTGACTATCTACACCGTTATCCGATGAATAGAAACTCCGGCGATGTTAATTGCAGGATTGCGAGCCCTGATTCAATGtgtattgaatatttttacacaacTAGGGAAAAACAAGCAAAAGTGAAGATTGAACAGAGAAGAATTCGACGTACCGTGTTGGAGCTTTCCCTGATGCCAGATACCTCCAGATTGTCGAGAGGTTTGGGATCTGGATCGCCAACCTCTACGGCCCACCCGACATCCTGTCCAAGCTTGCCCTTTTCTCTCCAGGCTCTGCGCGTCAGAACATTAGTATCCAAGTGATACTCCTCTACCATTTCCTTCCCATCTCCCATCATGAAGTGGACCTTTCTCTTCCCTAAATTCCATCGACACAGTTATAATTCGATCGATAACAAGCCgacgtgaccgtgacataaaGCCCGTTGACATTTGACGGTTAGCAAGTGACACGTGTCCGTTAAATATCAAAACCGTCGATGTCATTCGGGGTATGTTATTCTACTAGAACATGTCAACGCTTTGCGGCTCGACGATAAGATCGGGAGGAATTTTTCGCGCTTACCATCCTGAATTATCGCCGTTTTTTTAGCCTCTTGCACAGCTTTCAGCCACTGTTCCGCCGccatttgtaaataatttaaccATCGATTGTTCGTTGCTACGCAGCGGATACGACGACGCGACGCTCAGGTACGTGAAGTTGGCTTCAAGTCCACGAGCCTCGACGCCTTTCGTGCGTATCTGGTTGCCGTCCGAACAGTGATCAGGCGCAGAAACGATTTATGATGATTTTGTACAACGGAAAGCGTTGGTAATGGGAAAGatggatgaaaatttgtcgtTATAAGTAAAGAGTAGCATTGTTTTTATTAATCAATGATCGATAATTTCTGTCAGCCGTAAATACGTTGAAGgagaattttgattttcgatcGAGCACTCTGCAAGCTTAAACAAGTTGAGCAATAGTAATTTACAAGATCTCGGAATAGAACCCATCAAAATTGActtaaatttctttcaatttcaatctcaCATcataagaatttttcaatcgatcaATTTGTTTTACTTTACTGGATTCCACGATTAATCAACACAGACGTCAATCATGCGATGTAGATAAATATAATATGGTTTCGCACGATACGGTCAAACAATTCTTTCAGCAGCGATGCCGTTTGTTAAATTGGCTAATTTTCATCGGCATGTGTATAAAACGAATTGTAATTCTTGCACAGCACCACGATATTATGTGTAATGGTAATACTTAGTCatacaattacaattgttaCTAGGTAGATATAAGAGATTTCACAACATacgattcgaataaaaaaagaacacgATTTTAGAGTAACATTGTAAGTAAACATTATTCTCTTATATCTTGTACCGTAAGCTCTTTTTACGCGGTACACTGCTCTTCAGATTGAGCCTATCGCCTTTCATTTACAATGTTGAAGAACATTATTTACATCATGTACTAAGTGAATACGAAAAGTTTACATCATACATAAATACTTGTGAATTACAGCCAAGGAAATGTCAAAATGGTCAACTCGTCGCAAAGAATTTATAGTCGTTGTAGCGAGTTTTTAATTGGATTACGTTGACTCGTTTCGAGCGTAAAGCTTGCTGATTGGCCTCGTACGCCGTTAATGTTAGCCAAGCCCCTGCTACATGGCGAAATTTATGCTACACCTATTCAATTAGTAATTACAATAAGATAAAACGAATATGTACTAGTATAATATAAActatatgaaaaattgattcaacattattaaataaatcatcTATAATATAATTCGCAATAATGATGCTGCACGCTCTGTCAATTCCGCGCAAAGTTATAGCTATGCATAGATATAATATGTATCGTGTATCGACATTGATATCGCCCAGCTCTTCAATCAAGGCGCCAAATAAATTAATCATCGTTAATacgagggagagagggagtaTACATATAGGGACTTATACGTAAGTATAATTCGAAACAAGTCTAGTCATTTGCTAACGCGAAAATTGTCATAAAACAGTCGAATAGTAAAAGTATATCACGCTATACaatgattattattcacaGATTAGTAAAAAAATCCGTACCCACATTCGATAAGAAACGGCAAGTTTCCGCGATATTATAAATCAGCCTCAAAACATTATATCGCAGAATATCAAACacttcatattatacatctaaGACTGATTTTCAACCCTTTTCACCCAAATTATTGGTGGAACATCAAACAAGGTAAATAATCGTCAACCTAAACATAATCGCATCTGATGGATATGCGTaattcaaaaaacttttttattataaaaatttgttggcaAGAATCGAGAACATATTTATAAGATAGAGTGCGGATTAGCCTCTTTTTGCACCTGAGCATGTTATAACGAGAAGATAATGCAATCGGTATACACACGTATTAGCAACCAAAGAATACGTGGAAAACAGCTCAGTTTctgcatataataataattactgtTATAGCAGTAATTCAATGAATACTACCTAAATTACGTGGCACAATTTATGTGTATAGTTTAACTATATCAAACTGATCACTAGATTATCTCGTTTAAAGACCTTTTTGACTAGAGTTCAATACGTAGTAGGATGTTCCACATTTTCCAGATTCTTTGAATTAACGACCGTTTAAAATATCTATATACCTGCGCACAGGTATGcactatatttatttatcacaatAGGAATCAATCGTTACCTCTGCAATCATAGAATTATTCAACCaattgatatacatatgtataggtaAATAAGGTATTTGTCATGTATGGAATATGAATATCGTACTGACGTACCTAACACATTACAATATCACACGCGTTGATTAGCAGAACGTGAAATATGCATGACTAAAATCTACcaaaaaaatccaaattttaAAGATATtccgaaataaaataagttcAATTGTTCACtctcaaaaaaattctacagtGCGTAATAAATCATATAGGTATATCCTCATAGGTCATGTTTTATGCATGTGACGTAATTCCGAGTTTTTTCCGAGATAATTGTTCCATAGAGGAGAAAGCTAATAAAATGCATGAAAAAAGCAAGGAAGTAAATGACGtagagaaaaacaaacatttcaaTGAGTACAAACGGCGTAATGTGCGTGATTTTGCGTGGCCAGGAAGTTTGCAcgaattttcgtaaaattttttaacgatcaagaagaaatttccgaaaattagTAGTAACGATTCGCCTTAGATTTCACAGCAAATCGAAGCGATAGTGGCGGCGTTACGCAGCTGGCAAGGTGTATAATGGTACCAAACGATGATCGCACAATTCGCAAAGTataagataattttttcgtcatttatAATGCATGGGGGTCGCTGCTGACCATCAGACTGATGTTTTTTTACCAGCTTAGCAGTTAAGCGAAGGAGGTTATTTGCGTCAAAAATCGTCGcgacgaaattttcaatattcagtCTAACTCGTTGATGCGGTCAGCAGCTGGCAAGTTTCATTGGACCTTTTTTTTCCCGGGCTTTTTGGTGCGAGGTAATGTTGCGAAGCTTGTTATctgaaagtagaaaaaacaaCGAGTAGAATCAAAACGCCGGAAATATCTTCAAAGCTGTATAAAACCTAATCCTATACAAgaatagtggaaaaaaaaatggaaaaataatagaGGAACAACGCAGGTTTCGATATTGTTTAATATGCTACTTGCAGATAATGGCGATCAATTCATTTAGCGTGTGTTATGTTATTCAACACAAACAAACCTGACTCGCGTGTACGAATATGGCAGGCAATAGACGTaacattttatcaaaaatttctgCGCTCAAGCgataaatatttgtacacgtgatttttctctcttttcacaATACACACGATCCTTCAAACTTCCCACTTTTCACTTTTCCTGCAACAAATAGGGATATTCAAGTGACATGAAAATCTTCCGATTAAATCCAACAAACCTAAAGGCATCATTCGTTAAAATCTGTAACGCTGGCACTTTGTATTAATCACATCAAATCTCAATCTGTACATCGGGGTACTGTTATATTATCATGTACAAAGAAAGTTAATTTACGTAAATTCGGTGCACAAAATCAgcgacaaaataataataataataataataataataataataataataacaataataaataaataatttcaaactgaAATTTGGAGAATAAAAACTGGTGGGTGAATTCAACTCTGAATGCGCGGTTAGGTAAtggtatattattatcattactaaTCTCACTGTTACGTGTATAAAATTAGGGGTGGGTACGAGGTATTCCACTGCGAAACACGTATTACAAACAATTATTAGACGAATCGCAATACGGCAAGGATCGTTAGTTGATATCGAAATATCCATTACATTAATGTCCATTATGCGTACGTGTTTAATGTAACCACATCCTTCGTTCTTCAACTCCCTTTCCAGCTAGGTTTGGCGATCCACAGAGGCGAGCATATACGCAGTATGTTAGGATAGATTGAAGCAGGATAGAGTTTCAAGAAAAGAATATGACTTCGAGCTCGAGGCCGGACGATcattgtggaaaaatataaacaattttggcaatttttttctatacttcCATTCCGATTTTTACCGATATTGTAGgttcgaaagaaagaaaaaaagagttgAAAAACTGCGATCGATTCtgtaaaagataaaaaattcaacttgtGCGCTGATTAGTATTTTCGAATTTGGTTTGAATCAATTGCTATAATTTAATCCTAATTACTGTCGCTCTGAAAACActtgattataaaataaaaaaagaatacgatttcgtagaattttCAATCCTACAACCccggggtaaaaaaaaatcgcttctTAATCAATGCTATCGAGGTACTTCCTAGCACCGCGAATCGGCAAATGAGACGGCTCTCCGAGGGTGATTCGCGTCTTATCCTGCTCCGTATCAAAGTTCGTCCCCTCGTCCTCTTCGGCAGGATCCTTTCGCTCTGCTCGCATCTTTTCCTCATACTCCCCGCGTTCGTACGCTGTCCTATCCTGATCCTCGCTCTTCGATTCATCGGAAGGATAGCTGTCGACGCTTCCGGATCTAAGATCGATGTAAGTCTGAGCCTTCGAGTCCAGGGCGACATTGAGCAGCGCGGTCTGAACGTCGACGGGCCTCGAGACCGACGTCGAGGTCGCTTCGTCGCCGCCCTCCGAGCCCCTCGACCCTCTGCTGACCGACCGGGACCTCGATCCCGATCTGCTGCCACCCCTGGAGCGACTCGGACAACCAGGATCGTCGTCCTTGTGATGAAACGCGGTGTGGAATATGGTCTTCGGGATGGTGAGCAGCCTAGACAGCCCCTCCTTCGTCTTCGCGGCCTTCGACTTCTTCCCGTGGGAGACGAAGACCTCCTTCGGGGTATCGACGCAAGCCAAGGTCCGGACGGTCCCGGTCTTTATCACCAGCCGTGCCTTCAGGGCCGACTCGGGTTGGACCTGCTCGAGGTTCTCTTCGCTCTTGGCAGCCGGTACGAGGGGCGCCCTTTTTTTGTTGTATCTTCCGGCCCTGTCGCAAGAGTCCGAACTGCTTCTGGAAACACGGGGAGATCCCGAGGGCGGTGAGAGAGAGTTTTTCGAGGGTTCGTCGAGGCCTTGGACGGCCCTCGTAGCGCCGTTTAGCAGTGCCCGAAGCTCATCGAATTTACTCTGACAAATCTCGGTGGTTATTTTCTGAACATCGATGCCGATCTTCTCCGGCTCGGCTCTGATAGTCGCGTCCGGAAACGGATCGCCGGAAATCGAGTCCAGGAACTCGGGACTCGACTCCTTCGACGAGGATTCGTCCTCACGGTTATTGCAGCCGACGATTTCGGCCGATTCCAAGACGCGGACGCGGCTCTTGGTACCGATAAGAGAACCGTAATCGACGCCATTTATTTCACTGGCGTGCGATAGCGCCAGAAAAAGCTCGAGGGCTTGGGAGGGTGGAATGGGAAAAGGGATTCCCGGATAAAACAGTGCTGGGAACGAGTCGCTCGCCTCTTCGTCGCTCTCCTTTAAATTGCAcgacaaaattttctcattaaaCTTCTGGAATATCTTCGTTAATGACAATTTTTGCACCGGTGTATGAACTTCAATATTCATACCGCGATCAACGTGAGCTTTTGAGAATCAAGAGAAAATGAGGAGCGAactcattgttttttttttttcaccaactttTAACGATACATTCATTTCAGTTCGGCTcatcttttttaatttcaatcgcAACTCGTCAATTTATTATACTGCGGAATGTTTCGAGGTAACGAAAAACCGACTATAACGATTGTAAAAATTCTAATTAGCGAAAGTGCGCCTCCGGCTTTTCCGATTTTCTTACTATACTGACCTCGGGAGTCTTCTTCGTGGTTGACCTTGGCTTTGGGCGAGTCCTTGCGCCGACGCTCGACGTCCTGACCAACGGTTCGACCTGGGAACCGGCACGATTGGAGTGCAGAGCTTCCCCGCTGCTGTATCCGCTGGATATATCGTCGGACGACCTAATATTGCTGTAACATTTCAAGGGAAGAAAGCGTGGAGGGGGGGATGAAGAGAGACGAAATGAGGGAATTCTGATTAGCACTCCTGCACAAACATGGAGGATCGTTTATAAGGACGAATGAGCCGTGTCGTCGGATCCagaaggaagagaaaagaaacggtttCAAAAATCTTCAGCGTCATATAAGTTTgagcaaattcgaataacacacTAGATAAGATATGAACATTTTTATAAGCAGGTTTCATTATTCAAAAGTCCAAGAGATTAAACTCCGTTGCTTTTGATCCGATTCTAACGTCAAGAAACATCGCtggagaagtttttttttctttttcctcaagTTTTCAAATCAGACGACACGCCTCATTTGTCTATTAGATCCTTAAGTCTTTGTTCACGGAATTTTCTCTGCCAACTTTATCACGTCTGGCtggttaaaaatttccaacgagTCAGATCGAAAAATCTGAACCAAAACGTCGAATTCCGTCAAATTGCATAATTGTTAAACAGCGTGACGATAAAAATGGCCCAGTCGACAGacgaaaattctttcaaattttaggtGAGTGACGGCGTTTGACGTACGATAAACTAGCTACTGGTTCCCGAGGCCTGGGTTGTctgacgtcgacgtcgacctCGGAGAAGTACATATCGACTCGATTGCTGCCTGACTGGGTACGGCGAGGGCTGTACCCCCTTCTCCCGACGTTCTCTCTGCGGCGAGGTTCTACTGTAGATCATTCAACACCGTTAGTTATTCGACTTTATTCACATGTGTTATGAGCTTTAAATGGTTTTCATTTTAATGATGAAAAGGGATAGCCGGCTTGTAAGCTTGAACAGCGGAGGTgtgaaaatgtagaaataCCAGAAACGCGAAGGGTACACAAACGGTGAATTTCCAAAAACGTGAACGTCTCTATCACAGGTGGAATTTTTAAATCTAGAACGGTAAAGTGTTGAGAACCAAAATATAGAATTATCGAGACTACGACGGTTCCACGTTTTGGCTTCCTGTGACACTTTGACATTTTTACGTTTTACGAAAAAggttttcatttctttgaaaattctacatAGAGACAGTTCTACTTCGGCGCCTGATCTTTCTACATTTCAACTCCCCATCGAACTTGACGACGAACCTTGCATATCTATCTCGTCCCGCATGTCAGGCGTGTTTCGGTTCTCGTCCTCCTTTTCACCCGTCAAATCGCTCAGGCTGTAGCTCTTCTTCAGCTGTTGTACCAGGCCTCCGCCACCCTGTAAATTATCACAA
This genomic stretch from Neodiprion pinetum isolate iyNeoPine1 chromosome 6, iyNeoPine1.2, whole genome shotgun sequence harbors:
- the LOC124222493 gene encoding uncharacterized protein isoform X4 — its product is MISSIVSRLVILVFGTLYPAYASYKAVRTKNVKEYVKWMMYWIVFALFTCAETFTDVFLSFWFPFYYEIKIVLVLWLLSPATKGSSILYRRFVHPALSRREAEIDEALARATEQGYTAVLHLGSRGVNYATTVLMQTAIKGGGGLVQQLKKSYSLSDLTGEKEDENRNTPDMRDEIDMQVEPRRRENVGRRGYSPRRTQSGSNRVDMYFSEVDVDVRQPRPREPVASLSNIRSSDDISSGYSSGEALHSNRAGSQVEPLVRTSSVGARTRPKPRSTTKKTPEESDEEASDSFPALFYPGIPFPIPPSQALELFLALSHASEINGVDYGSLIGTKSRVRVLESAEIVGCNNREDESSSKESSPEFLDSISGDPFPDATIRAEPEKIGIDVQKITTEICQSKFDELRALLNGATRAVQGLDEPSKNSLSPPSGSPRVSRSSSDSCDRAGRYNKKRAPLVPAAKSEENLEQVQPESALKARLVIKTGTVRTLACVDTPKEVFVSHGKKSKAAKTKEGLSRLLTIPKTIFHTAFHHKDDDPGCPSRSRGGSRSGSRSRSVSRGSRGSEGGDEATSTSVSRPVDVQTALLNVALDSKAQTYIDLRSGSVDSYPSDESKSEDQDRTAYERGEYEEKMRAERKDPAEEDEGTNFDTEQDKTRITLGEPSHLPIRGARKYLDSID
- the LOC124222493 gene encoding uncharacterized protein isoform X3, with the protein product MINELELISISHHRELIITDVDLHDGSEMTSSSRRNKNTASSIVPEIHTNRVSRCFPPGRLVFGTLYPAYASYKAVRTKNVKEYVKWMMYWIVFALFTCAETFTDVFLSFWFPFYYEIKIVLVLWLLSPATKGSSILYRRFVHPALSRREAEIDEALARATEQGYTAVLHLGSRGVNYATTVLMQTAIKGGGGLVQQLKKSYSLSDLTGEKEDENRNTPDMRDEIDMQVEPRRRENVGRRGYSPRRTQSGSNRVDMYFSEVDVDVRQPRPREPVASLSNIRSSDDISSGYSSGEALHSNRAGSQVEPLVRTSSVGARTRPKPRSTTKKTPEESDEEASDSFPALFYPGIPFPIPPSQALELFLALSHASEINGVDYGSLIGTKSRVRVLESAEIVGCNNREDESSSKESSPEFLDSISGDPFPDATIRAEPEKIGIDVQKITTEICQSKFDELRALLNGATRAVQGLDEPSKNSLSPPSGSPRVSRSSSDSCDRAGRYNKKRAPLVPAAKSEENLEQVQPESALKARLVIKTGTVRTLACVDTPKEVFVSHGKKSKAAKTKEGLSRLLTIPKTIFHTAFHHKDDDPGCPSRSRGGSRSGSRSRSVSRGSRGSEGGDEATSTSVSRPVDVQTALLNVALDSKAQTYIDLRSGSVDSYPSDESKSEDQDRTAYERGEYEEKMRAERKDPAEEDEGTNFDTEQDKTRITLGEPSHLPIRGARKYLDSID
- the LOC124222493 gene encoding uncharacterized protein isoform X2 — protein: MEDDDKLALASGQIDADIRMMANRLNVLKMLNGNRLARVRDSIEKLPIKLTLGNIGIFTVSLAAMMPRSFTYIIVYPIFRLVFGTLYPAYASYKAVRTKNVKEYVKWMMYWIVFALFTCAETFTDVFLSFWFPFYYEIKIVLVLWLLSPATKGSSILYRRFVHPALSRREAEIDEALARATEQGYTAVLHLGSRGVNYATTVLMQTAIKGGGGLVQQLKKSYSLSDLTGEKEDENRNTPDMRDEIDMQEPRRRENVGRRGYSPRRTQSGSNRVDMYFSEVDVDVRQPRPREPVASLSNIRSSDDISSGYSSGEALHSNRAGSQVEPLVRTSSVGARTRPKPRSTTKKTPEESDEEASDSFPALFYPGIPFPIPPSQALELFLALSHASEINGVDYGSLIGTKSRVRVLESAEIVGCNNREDESSSKESSPEFLDSISGDPFPDATIRAEPEKIGIDVQKITTEICQSKFDELRALLNGATRAVQGLDEPSKNSLSPPSGSPRVSRSSSDSCDRAGRYNKKRAPLVPAAKSEENLEQVQPESALKARLVIKTGTVRTLACVDTPKEVFVSHGKKSKAAKTKEGLSRLLTIPKTIFHTAFHHKDDDPGCPSRSRGGSRSGSRSRSVSRGSRGSEGGDEATSTSVSRPVDVQTALLNVALDSKAQTYIDLRSGSVDSYPSDESKSEDQDRTAYERGEYEEKMRAERKDPAEEDEGTNFDTEQDKTRITLGEPSHLPIRGARKYLDSID
- the LOC124222493 gene encoding uncharacterized protein isoform X1 — protein: MEDDDKLALASGQIDADIRMMANRLNVLKMLNGNRLARVRDSIEKLPIKLTLGNIGIFTVSLAAMMPRSFTYIIVYPIFRLVFGTLYPAYASYKAVRTKNVKEYVKWMMYWIVFALFTCAETFTDVFLSFWFPFYYEIKIVLVLWLLSPATKGSSILYRRFVHPALSRREAEIDEALARATEQGYTAVLHLGSRGVNYATTVLMQTAIKGGGGLVQQLKKSYSLSDLTGEKEDENRNTPDMRDEIDMQVEPRRRENVGRRGYSPRRTQSGSNRVDMYFSEVDVDVRQPRPREPVASLSNIRSSDDISSGYSSGEALHSNRAGSQVEPLVRTSSVGARTRPKPRSTTKKTPEESDEEASDSFPALFYPGIPFPIPPSQALELFLALSHASEINGVDYGSLIGTKSRVRVLESAEIVGCNNREDESSSKESSPEFLDSISGDPFPDATIRAEPEKIGIDVQKITTEICQSKFDELRALLNGATRAVQGLDEPSKNSLSPPSGSPRVSRSSSDSCDRAGRYNKKRAPLVPAAKSEENLEQVQPESALKARLVIKTGTVRTLACVDTPKEVFVSHGKKSKAAKTKEGLSRLLTIPKTIFHTAFHHKDDDPGCPSRSRGGSRSGSRSRSVSRGSRGSEGGDEATSTSVSRPVDVQTALLNVALDSKAQTYIDLRSGSVDSYPSDESKSEDQDRTAYERGEYEEKMRAERKDPAEEDEGTNFDTEQDKTRITLGEPSHLPIRGARKYLDSID
- the LOC124222343 gene encoding protein DPCD, with product MAAEQWLKAVQEAKKTAIIQDGKRKVHFMMGDGKEMVEEYHLDTNVLTRRAWREKGKLGQDVGWAVEVGDPDPKPLDNLEVSGIRESSNTPIISRRITKVSLEWRIRNLPYPKDVYSVTAENDKTITVRTSNKKYFKKISVPDLERVGLKPEQERISFTHQFNTLIITYKKPPLLIDLEKTILQEILQLKTRKESDVQCPTS